The following proteins are co-located in the Camelina sativa cultivar DH55 chromosome 12, Cs, whole genome shotgun sequence genome:
- the LOC104733549 gene encoding L-lactate dehydrogenase B-like: IIVSNPVDVLTYVAWKLSGFPVNRVLGSGTNLDSSRFRFLIADHLDVNAQDVQAFIVGEHGDTSVALWSSISVGGIPVLSFLEKQQIAYEKQTLEDIHQSVVGSAYEVIGLKGYTSWAIGYSVANLARTILRDQRKIHPVTVLARGFYGVDGGDVFLSLPALLGRNGVVAVTNVHMTDEESEKLQKSAKTILDMQSQLGL, encoded by the exons ATCATTGTTTCTAACCCTGTTGATGTTTTGACTTACGTTGCTTGGAAACTCTCTGGTTTCCCGGTGAATCGTGTCCTTGGATCTGGTACTAATCTTGATTCCTCTCGGTTTCGATTCTTGATCGCAGATCATCTCGATGTTAATGCTCAGGATGTACAG GCATTTATTGTGGGAGAGCATGGAGACACCTCGGTGGCATTGTGGTCGAGCATAAGTGTCGGAGGCATCCCTGTCTTAAGTTTTCTAGAGAAGCAACAGATTGCTTACGAAAAACAAACCCTCGAGGACATCCACCAAAGCGTAGTTGGCAGCGCCTATGAAGTCATTGGACTTAAGGGTTACACTTCTTGGGCCATTGGCTACTCTGTTGCTAATCTGGCCCGCACTATTCTCCGTGACCAGCGCAAGATCCATCCAGTCACGGTTCTTGCTCGTGGATTTTATGGTGTTGATGGGGGTGATGTCTTCCTCAGTCTCCCGGCTTTGCTTGGACGCAATGGTGTGGTCGCTGTGACCAATGTGCATATGACTGATGAAGAGTCTGAGAAGCTGCAGAAGTCGGCTAAGACTATATTGGATATGCAGAGCCAATTGGGACTTTGA